cccctatcagatcaaaagatctttttattaaacaaattcttaataattgttttagaatcaacaattattcataaacatagaaataatttctagtgtttatgttgtaataactctgtaaagagtttaaataactatagaatttgtatcaacaataaaaacacatacacaaacAAACATAATGaatataataattggtaattgatttataagataaagtaatgaagctcaactcatagattgcaatttatttgtaaaaaaaacttaattatgaattcaaaaaaaaaagtttgcaacattatgagaaaagaacagggaataaaatgttgggttttatgccctaaataaaactcatttcaatattatcagacttacttattaatatagatcagaaataacatttaatgttgcatggttcacatgatttatttcatgattatatgtacataatgtatgaattcatctgaaacacttttcacatacttgatcctgtttattgtgttgtcaacatattggaaagtaaacatgactatgtgaataaagtttcctagatttatcaaacacagggttttactgatatgataatctacaacagagtttacttgcgtttggagaaatgctatgttctttccaaagcattggttaaattaaagctcgggttggatgcatggagtatgcatcggaagggaccgatattaaactttgacttagatttattaaacttaccgtaatatctattcaagttaatatcgcctagttgatcctagatcaaatgatcttaatccttttatgattaggctcaatctcaagaggctattcgtgttctttgatttgttagttaagcctacttttgggtcagggtgatacatacatttttggaacacggtagtgcaattgagtgggagagctaACATAAACTTGGAATCTagagcttctatctggcgaatagtaagtaaaggatgatctccttcgagcttgaccaaatgaaaataaatggtggagtactcatttcacataagctgaaatatcatttatacagggttaagtgttttatggataaaatacattgtagggtgtaacggtaatctaatccctttacagtgtagatcattcatatagaggatcattgatcaaattaggattataacaatggataactaatgatgtgtctatatggtggaacatatagagcattctatatactgagagtgcaattctaagttctatgcgtggattcaacgaaaaattaataagtcagtgaatttagattataaattcttgatctgcttattggaagctcggttatatagacccatggtccccccactagttgagataatattgcttgtaagactcatataattggttttgattaatcaattataattctcaaattagactatgtctatttgtgaatttttcactaagtaagggcgaaattgtaaagaaagagttttaggggcatatttattaattatgatactttgtatggttcaattaataaatatgataaataacaatattatttaataattatttatagttattaaataattagaattggcatttaaatggttgaatttgaaaattggcgtttttgagaaaatgagatgcagaaatgataaaactgcaaaattgcaaaaagtgaggcccaaatccacattgcttagggccgaccacttttataggatattttcattattttaatgccaaataattcaaacctaaccctagtggaatgctataaatagatagtgaaggctttaggaaatttacacttaactttctactttttccttcagagaaacacctgagccttctctctctatacctagtcgcaaccttcttctctttcttcttccttgaaatttcgaaccacttagtgattagagtagtgcccacacacaacaagtgatacctcaatcatagtgaggaagatcgtgaagaaagactttcaacaagaaggagtttcaacactaaagaaggagagaaagagatccaggttcagatattgataatgctctgctacagaaaggaatcaagggctagatatctgaacagaaggagtcattatattctgctacacccaatgtaaggtttcctaaactttatatgtgtttatttcataatccttttagaagttcatatttagggtgttaatcaacatacttgtgagtagatctaagatcctggtaaaataatttccaacaactggtatcagagccatggtaattgatttgcttgcaagaaatttggacttaaaacgatttctttgatgttttggatggtatcatgttgtgttgagtgttatatgatgattgattgatgtttgtgaattttcgtgaaaaataattgaaattctgtttctagaattatttttattggatagtatggaaaaaattaagcagtttacctttttacagaactcaatttcgatttaatttgaattagttatgattttttgaagtttcggaaaaaAATCAGAGTCGTGCAACAGGgacacgcgcgcggaaatcatgttGCCTCCCCCCAGCGCCGTGTTTCCTCGCCCATGCAACCCTATAGcacgcgcggacagtatgcacagcatactgtTCGTACagctctcatttttttttttcgtttttcttcgatttttcatgctatttcatggatttaacttctgattttttgtgtagttttgtatttagacatttactattcctaattcaattctaaatatcataattaaattaattaattttttttaaattaattcatgatattagtgtaatttgaaaagtggtccgagaaggcagatcggggaaggcagatcggggtcgtcttcttcgttggcggtgtaccgtctttaatggagtcaaaattttggattttcgttttggacgttaaagcttcgttttcttacgtcaaaaacaatccttagggtcccatgcactcaaatataacctcccttgacccaagaacaagcttaaacacgtttGAATTTGAGTTcgtaactaagccgcacctttgaagcttcaaaaatggcgaatctcaaaacgacgacttccgccccttataccacgttaaaaagcttccttaggtcgtatataagtgatcccaaacccccacgttcacccaggtttcactccgcttgaagaaacgaaaattttcggtatcgtatacgccgtatacgtgctctctctctctcgttggttctctgttttgggtgtacgaaaatagagtttaaaacctaatttctatcgtgtttaaacccaagcaaaatatcgcattgaaccgaagtggagcgattcccattccaccaaaataggcgTTCGGTTCGGTTCGGTTCGTGTGTATGTACATAAGTCGTATAACAGttacttattattataataataataataataataataataataataataatatgtatataataataataataataataataataataataataataataataataatacgtatataataataataataataataataataataatgttaaatATGCCCTTTAAcactataataatatttacccatATTATTAGACCAAAATAATAATCTCAATATTATTATGAGTTAACattcatcattattattattcccacaccaataataatatgtacCAAAATCAAACAATTCACACACCTATATAATAATagccaaatatatatttattaggcattatgcacatgccaataatatcatatcatcacaaagaaaaatctcatacatatttaaatccataaatatgtaaaataataaaaaatactcccaactaaataaaattacaaaattaccctTTCGGAATTAgcggatattacaattatccccctctaaaagaaaatttcgtcccgaaattttactCAAATAATTCTGGATATTGTTCTCGCATATCAGACTCTAGCTCCCAAGTAGCTTCCTCAACCACGCTGTTCCTCCATAGGACTTTCACCAAGGCAATTGTCTTATTTCTCAAAATTCTATCTTTTTGATCAAGAATCTTTACCGGACGTTCGTTGTAGGACAAATCTTCCTGCAAACCCAGTGTTTCATAGCTCAAAACATGCGATGGGTCTGACACATATTTCCGGAGTTGagatacatgaaatacattgtgCACCCCAGATAATGATGGCGGTAAAGCTATTCTATAAGCTACACTGCCCACTCTATCCAATATCTGAAATGGACCAACATATCTAGGACTTAGTTTCCCTCTCTTACCAAATCTCTTCACTGAGAGTCCTTTTCGTGGTGTCACTCGAAGAAACACATGATCACCCACTTCGAACTCAATGTCCCTCCGCTTCAGGTCTGCGTAAGATTTCTGTCTGCTCTGAGCTGTAATCATTCTAGCCCTGATCTTCTGAATAGCTTTGTTGGTGTGCTGAACTGCATCTGGCCCTAGGAGTTTGTTCTCTCCCAACTCATCCCAATGCAGTGGAGAcctgcattttcttccatacaacatctcatagggtgctaccccgatagtagactgatagctgttgttgtaagaaaattcaatcaaaggCAGGTATTTGCTCCATGATCCTTGGAAATCTATCACACATGCCCTAAACATATCTTCCAAGATCTGATTTGTTCTCTCAGTCTGACCATCTGTCTCTGGATGATATGCAGTGCTGAACTTCAATCGAGTTCCCATTGCTCTCTGTAAGCTTTCCCAAAAAGACGAAGTGAACCGAGCATCTCGATCACAAACAATAGAATACGGTGCcccatgtaatctcacaatctcattcacataaagttcagcaaaatggtccatggagtaagtcatgtgtactggtagaaaatgggcagattttgtatacctatcgacgactacccaaatggcgtcatgttgctttgtagtcttaggtaatccagtcacaaaatccatggaaatctcttcccacttccattcagggagCTTCAGTGGTTGTAACAGCCCCGCTGGTCTTTGATGCTCtgctttaacttgttgacatgttaagcatttggccacaaattcaactacatcctttttcataccaggccaccaatacaatgcttttaggtcatgatacattttagtggtcccgggatgaactgaataaggtgtagtatgagcttctaccaatatccccttcttgagctcatcattatcgggcacataaattcgtcccttgaaccgaattaatcctgtgtctgatatttcataatctttggcgttactattcaaaatttcttgctttagttcactgagcttttgatctgtcgtctgcccctccttaattctttctaacaaagtGGATTGAAGTGTGACCTTTGCAAGTTGCTCTGTAATAAACTCTATACCAGCTCGTTCCATGTCTTCCACTAATTCCCTTGATACTCCTTGTAAAGTGAAAACTAGTCCGGGACCTCTACGGCTGagtgcatccgctaccacattggctttaccgggatggtacattatctcgtagtcgtagtctttgactagctccaaccatctcctctgtctcatgtttaactccctctgggtgaaaaagtactttaaactcttatgatc
This region of Cannabis sativa cultivar Pink pepper isolate KNU-18-1 chromosome 7, ASM2916894v1, whole genome shotgun sequence genomic DNA includes:
- the LOC133039694 gene encoding uncharacterized protein LOC133039694, whose product is MLYGRKCRSPLHWDELGENKLLGPDAVQHTNKAIQKIRARMITAQSRQKSYADLKRRDIEFEVGDHVFLRVTPRKGLSVKRFGKRGKLSPRYVGPFQILDRVGSVAYRIALPPSLSGVHNVFHVSQLRKYVSDPSHVLSYETLGLQEDLSYNERPVKILDQKDRILRNKTIALVKVLWRNSVVEEATWELESDMREQYPELFE